One window of Camelina sativa cultivar DH55 chromosome 4, Cs, whole genome shotgun sequence genomic DNA carries:
- the LOC104779508 gene encoding receptor-like kinase TMK3 isoform X1 → MMTSHLGILCFFISLLGFLNFSVSQNGVDDSTMKALKSSLNLTSDVDWSNPNPCKWVSVECDGSNRVTKIQLKQKGILGTLPPNLQNLSELVILELFLNRISGPIPDLSGLSRLQTLNLHDNLFTSVPKNLFAGMNSLQEVYLENNPLSPWQIPDTIKEATSLQNLTLSNCSIFGEIPDLFGSVSLPSLKNLKLSQNRLQGGLPLSFAGTSLQTLFLNGQMSDSKLNGSISILSNMTSLVEVSLQGNDFSGPIPDLSGLLSLRAFNVRENQLTGLVPQSLIRMNTLATVNLTNNHFQGPTPLFGKSVGVDIFKKTNSFCTDAPGGPCDTRVDILLSVAESFGYPVKLAYSWKGNDPCVNWVGITCSGSNITVVNLRKQGLSGTISSSLANLTSLETINLSDNDLSGPIPAELTTLPKLRTLDVSNNDIFGTPPKFRETVNVVITGNANIGKDGPSRPSGTPGASPGGNKPSGGSGGSETSKKSSNVKIIVPVVGGVVGALCLVGLGVCLYAKKRKRPARVQSPSSNMVIHPHHSGDNDDIKLTVAASSLNSGGGSDSYSHSGSGGSDIHVVEAGNLVISIQVLRNVTNNFSEENILGRGGFGTVYKGELHDGTKIAVKRMESSVVSDKGLAEFKSEITVLTKMRHRHLVALLGYCLDGNERLLVYEYMPQGTLSEHLFHWKEQGLKPLDWTRRLAIALDVARGVEYLHTLAHQSFIHRDLKPSNILLGDDMRAKVSDFGLVRLAPDGKYSIETRVAGTFGYLAPEYAVTGRVTTKVDIFSLGVILMELITGRKALDETQPEDSVHLVTWFRRIAASKEENAFKNAIDPNISLDDDTVASIEKVWELAGHCCAREPYQRPDMAHIVNVLSSLTVQWKPTETDPDDVYGIDYDMPLPQVLKKWQAFEGLSQTADDSGSSSSVYGSKDNTQTSIPTRPSGFADSFTSVDGR, encoded by the exons ATGATGACTTCTCATCTGGgtatcctctgtttcttcatatCTTTACTGggttttctcaatttctcagTTTCTCAGAACGGTGTCGATGATTCGACTATGAAAGCACTCAAATCGAGTCTGAATCTCACATCAGACGTCGATTGGTCTAACCCTAACCCTTGTAAATGGGTTTCTGTTGAATGCGATGGGAGTAACCGTGTCACTAAGATTCAGCTTAAACAAAAAGGCATCCTTGGTACTCTTCCTCCTAATCTTCAGAACCTCTCTGAATTGGTTATTCTCGAGCTCTTCCTCAATCGAATCTCTGGCCCCATTCCTGATCTCTCCGGTCTCTCTCGTTTACAGACGCTTAACCTACACGACAATCTCTTTACCTCCGTTCCTAAGAATCTCTTCGCCGGTATGAACTCTCTTCAAGAAGTGTATCTCGAGAACAATCCTTTATCACCTTGGCAAATTCCGGATACCATCAAAGAAGCTACCTCTCTCCAGAATCTTACACTCTCCAATTGCAGCATTTTTGGGGAGATCCCAGATTTATTCGGTTCTGTGTCACTTCCAAGCTTGAAGAATCTTAAATTGTCTCAGAACCGTTTACAGGGAGGGTTACCGCTGAGTTTTGCTGGTACTTCGCTTCAGACTCTGTTCTTGAACGGTCAAATGAGTGATTCGAAGCTTAACGGATCCATCTCGATATTGAGTAACATGACTTCGCTCGTTGAGGTTTCTCTTCAAGGAAATGACTTCTCAGGTCCAATTCCTGATCTCTCTGGTTTACTATCTCTCCGTGCGTTTAATGTTAGAGAGAATCAGCTCACTGGTCTTGTCCCTCAGTCTTTGATTCGTATGAATACGCTTGCTACTGTGAATCTAACCAATAACCATTTTCAAGGACCTACTCCGTTATTTGGTAAATCCGTTGGTGTTGATATATTCAAGAAGACGAATAGTTTTTGTACTGATGCACCTGGTGGTCCGTGTGATACTCGTGTTGATATTTTGCTCTCTGTAGCTGAATCATTTGGATATCCAGTGAAGCTTGCCTATAGTTGGAAAGGAAACGATCCGTGTGTTAATTGGGTTGGGATTACTTGTTCTGGAAGTAACATTACGGTGGTTAATCTGAGGAAACAGGGACTCTCTGGTACAATTTCCTCGAGTTTAGCCAATCTTACTTCATTGGAGACCATCAATCTTTCTGATAATGATCTCTCCGGGCCTATACCGGCTGAGCTTACAACGTTGCCTAAGCTTAGGACACTTGATGTGTCTAACAACGATATCTTTGGAACACCGCCAAAGTTTAGGGAGACTGTGAATGTGGTGATTACAGGGAATGCTAACATCGGGAAGGATGGACCTAGCAGACCGAGTGGTACTCCTGGAGCTTCACCAGGAGGTAATAAACCTTCAGGAGGAAGTGGTGGCAGTGAAACTTCTAAGAAATCAAGCaatgtcaaaattattgttcCTGTGGTCGGTGGAGTTGTTGGTGCATTGTGTCTGGTTGGGCTCGGCGTGTGTCTGTACGCGAAGAAAAGGAAGCGACCTGCTAGAGTTCAGAGTCCATCTAGCAACATGGTGATTCATCCGCATCATTCGGGTGACAACGATGACATTAAACTCACTGTTGCAGCTTCTAGTCTTAACAGCGGCGGAGGAAGTGATAGCTACAGTCACAGCGGAAGTGGGGGGAGTGATATTCACGTTGTGGAAGCTGGGAACTTGGTTATATCGATTCAGGTTTTGAGGAATGTGACGAATAACTTCAGCGAAGAGAATATTCTTGGGAGAGGTGGTTTTGGGACAGTTTACAAAGGTGAACTTCACGATGGAACAAAAATAGCTGTGAAGAGAATGGAGTCTTCGGTTGTGAGTGACAAGGGACTTGCTGAGTTCAAATCTGAGATCACTGTTCTGACAAAAATGCGTCATCGTCATCTCGTTGCGCTTCTCGGGTACTGCCTTGATGGGAATGAGAGGCTTCTTGTCTATGAATACATGCCGCAGGGGACACTGAGTGAGCATTTGTTTCATTGGAAAGAGCAAGGGCTAAAACCTCTAGACTGGACTAGACGGTTGGCGATTGCACTGGATGTAGCTCGAGGTGTTGAGTATCTGCACACACTTGCACATCAGAGTTTCATCCATAGGGATCTAAAGCCATCAAACATCCTTCTTGGTGATGATATGCGCGCTAAAGTCTCTGACTTTGGGTTAGTCCGTTTAGCTCCTGATGGCAAATACTCCATCGAGACTCGAGTCGCTGGGACTTTCGGATATCTTGCCCCAGAATACGCAG TGACGGGAAGAGTGACGACGAAAGTAGACATTTTTAGCCTTGGAGTCATACTTATGGAGCTAATCACTGGTCGTAAAGCCCTGGACGAGACACAACCCGAAGACAGCGTCCATCTAGTCACATGGTTCCGTCGGATAGCAGCCAGCAAGGAAGAAAATGCCTTCAAAAACGCAATCGACCCAAACATCAGCCTAGATGATGATACTGTAGCCAGTATTGAAAAAGTGTGGGAGCTTGCTGGTCATTGCTGTGCCCGTGAGCCTTACCAAAGACCAGACATGGCTCACATTGTCAACGTTCTTTCTTCACTCACCGTCCAATGGAAACCCACTGAGACCGACCCCGATGACGTCTATGGGATAGACTACGATATGCCACTTCCACAGGTGCTCAAGAAATGGCAAGCTTTCGAAGGACTTAGCCAGACTGCGGATGACTCGGGATCTTCCTCTTCGGTTTATGGAAGCAAAGACAATACGCAAACAA GTATCCCAACTCGTCCATCTGGATTTGCTGATTCGTTCACTTCTGTGGATGGACGTTGA